The Tolypothrix sp. PCC 7712 region TCATAATTGGTTGAAAAAGAAAAAGTCATGAAAATATCTGGCTTTAATATTGTTGAAAAGCTACAAAAACCTAATTTTTGGTTGTGTGCGATCGCTGTTGGTTTAATTATTATTCAATTAGATTTAGCTGGAAAATTTATCGCTAGTTTAGATGCTTTAACTATTCGTTGTTTATTTTGGGCATCGATATTATATTTAATCTGGAAAAAGCGAGATAATCTCAGTTTAGAAAGTGATATTATCTCAACTCTTTTAGGATTATTCTTAATTTTTGTTCTTCTGGTTAAAAGCCTCAGTTTGCTGTGGTTTGATTCAATTTTTGTAAAAATATCAGCTTTAATATCATTTTTAGGTTTAGCTTTAATAGCCTCCGGTATCCGAGGATTAAAGCAATATATTCAAGAATTTGCAATTTTACTGCTGCTATTATCTGAAAGTTTAATATCGGGTTTCATTGACAGTAATTTTAATGTCAGCATCTTAGCTGCAAAATTTTCTACCTTTGTGCTGTGGTACTTAGGATTTCCAGTTTCTCGACAAGGTGTTAATGTCATCCTCCCTACAGGTGCTATAGAAATATATCCTGCTTGTTCGGGTTTAAATGCAATTTTAATCTTGCTGCAACTATCATTACTATTTATATTAGTGTTCCCTATAAAAATATTTCACAAAATTATGTTGCCAATTGTGGCTATATTTTTAGGATTTGTAATTAATGTATTTCGGTTAGTATTGATGACACTTTTGGTAGCTGCTAAAAATCATCAAGGATTTGAATATTGGCACGAAGGTTCAGGAAGTCAGATATTTTCTACATTTTCAATTTTGGCTTTTGTGTATGTATGTTATTGGGTATTACAACAATATAAATCAGCATGACAGGATTAACTAAATCAAAGCCAAAAATCAAATCCCAAATCGAACCACGGCTAGGATTGCTAGTTGTAACTTCTTTAAGTGTTTTCTTGACTATCGCTAAACTAATTTTTGCACCAAATACAACTATCCAGAAAATTCAACCGTTTTTGTTCCCGGAAACTGTAGTCTTGGACAAAAATACAATCTGGAAAAGCCAAGCTTTGACTGATATAGTTGTACAGCAACCAAAGCAATATGATGCTGTAATTTCTGGGAGACGGTATCGATATTATTATGACCACATTCCTATAGATATAGAGATGCGTTATGTTGTAGGAGCCTTAGGAAATGTTGAAGGAATGATCTACAAGAATACAGAGATAAAATTACCTATAGGTAAGCTATTTCAGACTGTACGTCAGCAACCTGGAATAGGCTATTATGGTTTATTTACTCATAACAATAAAGCATATTTAAGTAGCTGTATTAATCCCCAAGGTGAAAGTACAGTGACTCCAGATGAGTTTATGCAAAATCGCTATCTGTACAATCTGAGTTTTCAGCATATTTTCTCTTGGTTATTAGGTAAAGAAAGTTTTTTTGATAAGCGTTGTTTATGGGCGCATTTATCTACACCAATTAATGGTTTTAACTCTCACAGCGCTTATCAGCGTTTAGAAAAAGCTTGGTTTAATTCTTATTCATGGTGGAGTTATCACTTTCCTAAACCTTAATATTTAAACAAACAGGAATTATTACTTATGAATCAATTTGAAGATGAATACTGGAATTCTATTTTTAATTTGCGTGTTGTCGGATATATTTTATTATTATTGGCAGCAATAGATGTTGTTAATATCTTTTTACCTTGGCATTTTACCAATGCTGTTTGGGAATTTCAAATGCTGGGAGCGCTAGTAGAACACGCACCGTTACCTTTAATAGCTTTAATACTGGTATTCTTCGGAGAAAGAGTTTATCGTGATAAAAGAGAAATTTATCTATTAAAAATATTATCCTGGTCTGCTTTATTAGCTGGAATTGGATTTATATTATTATTACCTTTAGGTATTCATAATACATTGCGAATTAATAATCAAAACCTGATCCAAATTAACAATCAGTCTTCGCAACAAATTACTCAAATCAGACAAGCCAAGTCACTATTAAATCAAGCGAAAAATACTGAAGATATTAATAAAATTTTTAAATCTTTAAATCCCCAAAAGAATACGCCTGAGTTACAGGAACCCCAAAAACTTAAGAATGAATTACTTTTACAAATGGGTCAATTAGAAACAAAAATCAGTAATCAAGCTAAAGCAGCTAAAAATAATACTTATGATGATCTGATCAGAAATTCTGTTAAATGGAATTTAGGTGCCTTAATTTGCGCCTTTGCATTTGTCTGGATGTGGTACGCTACCTACTGGGCACGCTAAGTAATTCACAACTATTACTTAAATTATTACTAATAAATTTATACCCCTAATTTCAACTATTACGGGAAACAAAGGCTATAATATAAGTATCATTTTTGACTTAAGCTATTTTTATGAAATTAGTCAAAAAATTTTTAGCTGTATTTTTTTTATTATTTGGCATTCCATTTTCTGCCGCAATGATGATTGATATCCTCAATCCCAAAACTACTGAAAAAGGTAAGAATGATGCAATAGCAGCTTTAACTATTTTGACTCTTCCCTCAACCATGATAGGAGGATGCTTGACTTTATCTTTAGTCCAGCAGAACAGAAAAGAAAAAGCATTAATTCTCGCATCAGAACAACAGCGTCTGGAATTAGTATTTTTAAAATTAGTCGAAACCAATGCTGGCAAAATTACAGTATTACAAATGGCAAAAAATGCTGATATTTCAATTCAGTCATCTAAACAATATTTAGATGAAAAAGCTCAAGCACTTAATGCTGCTTTTGAAGTAGATGAAGAAGGGAATGTTTCTTATAAGTTCTCGGGTGCATCCCAGTTTTTATTTTATAACTAGAGAATTAAGCGTCATTGCGAGGAGGAACGACGAAGCAATCGCATGGATTTATTCCTGGTGAGAGATTTTGCGATTGCTTCACTCCACTTCGTTGCGTTCGCAATGACATTGAAAAAAGTGGGATGCTCCCTAAGTTCTCTTTTTGATAGGAGTATTGATGAGAGTATTTCAGCACAAGATATAAAAATCTGATTTGATTTGATTTTTGCAAAAATCTCAGTTACTTATGCGTTACTCTATCGCTAACGCATCCTACTACTCCTACGTGAACTTCAAAAATCAAATATGACTTCTATATAAACAAATACAGTTCAGTTAAGAAAATTAATTGATAACAAAACTAACAAACTAGTTACTCAACAAAAAAACCGAACAATAATTTTGGAGGGGGTTTGGGGGACGCAACCGTCACCCAATCGGGGGTTTGGGGGAGAATCCCCCAATTCTTCTGGTTTCTTTAATAAGTGACAAATCAATCCCTAATGAGCTTAACTGAACTGTATTGCTATATAAACTATTTGTAAGGGCACAACATTGTTGTGCCCTTACTCATTTATTCTATTTTAATTACTATTAGTGAATCTACCTTTCTTCAAGTTTAGATTAGGTAGTAATTCTCCTCAGAGTTTGTATATCTGATTAACTGTGAGGACGAGGGGCGTTGAAGGCTTCCCAAGCAGCTTTAGCGGCACTTTGCACGCGATCGCCAAATCCTGTAATCTCTTTAATTAGCAAGTGCAAATTTTTTTCAGCTTCATCCTGCATTACCGCCCAGGAACGTTCAATGCGATCGCGTTCTATGAGTTTTTCCCCTTCTAAGGCTTCCCGCGCTTGGCGTACAGCATTTAAATAAGTTTCGCGGGTAAGAGTCCCGGCTGACTCGGCTTCAGTTTGGGCGCGTCTTTTGAGTGCTTCAATTAACGCTTTCGTTTCGCGCTTCACTTCATCAGTTTCGCCAGCCATTTCAGTTTCTACTAATTCGTGAGTTTGAGAACTAATTTCTACTACTACTGTTGATTCAAAGTTATTGTCAGTCATAGCTAAAACATCCTTAAATTGCAAATTTTCTTATCCAATTAAGAATTGCACCCTGTTCGTAATTAGCCACTCATAATTTGACTTTTGAGTACAGACGCGATTAATCGCGTCTCTGTGACTTTTGACTTCAACTTAATAAGTTGTAGTTGTCAATTGTTGCTCTAATTTAAGCAATTGCTCAACACGATCCTCAGTAGATGGATGACTAGAGAACAAGCTACCGAGAAACTTTCCAGAAATTGGATTGATAATTAATAATGGTTCAAAAGCTGGATTAGTATCTAAAGGTAACTGTCTAGCTGTAGCTTCTAAACGTTGTAAGGCTCTAGCTAAAGCGCGAGGATTACCTGTTAGTTTCCCAGCACCAGCATCAGCAGAAAATTCTCTGGTACGTGAGATACCTAACTGAATAATTGTGGCAGCTAAAGGTGCAAGTAATACTGTTAATAAAACACCTAAAGGATTTCCACCTCGATCATCATCTCGTGAACCACCGCCAAACCATAAGCTGTAACTTACCATTTGCGCCAAGAATGAAATTGCACCAGCGATTGTGGCTGCAACAGCTTGTGTTAGGGTATCACGATTAATAATGTGGGTGAGTTCGTGAGCAATTACGCCTTCGAGTTCATCCTCTGGTAATATCTGCAAAATTCCTTCTGTAACAGCAACAGCCGCATGTTCTGGATCGCGTCCTGTAGCGAAAGCGTTAGCAGTTTGGCTAGGGACAATATAAACTCCTGGCATGGGAATATTTGCCCGCTTAGATAACTTTTGCACCATCCGATAAAGCTTTGGTGCTTCTGCTTCACTTACAGGTTGGGCGCGATATACAGCCAACGCAATTTTATCTGATTGATACCAGGAAAATAGGTTTGTGACTGCTGCTAAACCAATACCTATAATTAAACCAGTACTGCCGCCAATTACCCAGTAACTAATTGCAATCAATAAGCCACTAAGAGTAGCTAGCAATACTAAAGTTTTGAATTGATTTCCCATATTTTTGCTCTCCTATTAATGCTGTAATTGATTTTTTAAACAACAGCATTACTCAAGCCGTACTATGATTCTAACCATCTAAATAGGTATTTAACAGGTAGAAATTACGCTCCAATTCAGTACGGTTTTCCCACTAAAGTTGCAAAAATACTATTAGCTTTGCTTCTATATAATTGTTGGGAAAAATGAACTGTATTATAAATTACTTCTTTATTAAGAATTAAGTATCGTCATACTCAATAAATACTTAGTCAGGACTTTAGGGATGTCTAAGAAATAAATTATTCCATCTTGTGGGGCGGGCATCTTGCCCGCCACATCAACTGGGCGGACAAGATGTCCACCCCACAATAAATACTGGGATATTTTTTTATTTGGAAGTCCCTTAGCCCTTAATTTGAAGGCTGAGAACCTCATTAGGAAATTTTCAAATTTTACTCGCACTAGCTAATTGACGGCAAGAATCAGCACAACGGTGACAAGATGCAGCACAGCGTCGGCAATGGTCATGGTGATGTTTATCACATTCTCTACCACAGCGATCGCAAGCTTCGGCACATAAATTACACAGATGAGGATAGAGAGGCGAATTGCGTGCCATCAAGCGAGTACAAAGCGTACAAGTATCAGCGCAGTCTTGGCACAGCTGGATACATTCAGCCATCATCTGTACCATATCGCTATGTAAACAAGCATCTGCACAGTTTTCGCAATCGCGTACACAATCAAGACAATTTTGGATGCAAATATCAATCAAAGATTGGTAATTTGTAGTAGTTGTCATGCTTTTACTGTTAATGAATAATTCTAATTGCAGTATTTCGTCTGCTTTTGCCATACATTAAAAAATTACCAAACTCAATACTTCTACTAATGGTATGAATTTAATTCTTTCTTTTGGTGTATAAATAACTATATTTGCCAATTTCAATGCTTAGTTTTGTAATATGTTACAAGACCCTAATTTACGTAATCCTATTGCCATTAGTTTAGGTGCGATTGCAGGTGCTTTAAGCCGATATTATCTAACATTGTGGTTTGCTAATCGCTTTGGCATGAGTTTTCCCTATGGCACTTTTTTTATTAATCTGAGTGGTTGTTTAGCTATGGGATTTTTCGCCACATTAACTCTAGAAAAAGTGGAAATTATT contains the following coding sequences:
- a CDS encoding zinc metalloprotease HtpX; its protein translation is MGNQFKTLVLLATLSGLLIAISYWVIGGSTGLIIGIGLAAVTNLFSWYQSDKIALAVYRAQPVSEAEAPKLYRMVQKLSKRANIPMPGVYIVPSQTANAFATGRDPEHAAVAVTEGILQILPEDELEGVIAHELTHIINRDTLTQAVAATIAGAISFLAQMVSYSLWFGGGSRDDDRGGNPLGVLLTVLLAPLAATIIQLGISRTREFSADAGAGKLTGNPRALARALQRLEATARQLPLDTNPAFEPLLIINPISGKFLGSLFSSHPSTEDRVEQLLKLEQQLTTTTY
- a CDS encoding four-helix bundle copper-binding protein; its protein translation is MTTTTNYQSLIDICIQNCLDCVRDCENCADACLHSDMVQMMAECIQLCQDCADTCTLCTRLMARNSPLYPHLCNLCAEACDRCGRECDKHHHDHCRRCAASCHRCADSCRQLASASKI
- the crtA gene encoding cyanoexosortase A gives rise to the protein MKISGFNIVEKLQKPNFWLCAIAVGLIIIQLDLAGKFIASLDALTIRCLFWASILYLIWKKRDNLSLESDIISTLLGLFLIFVLLVKSLSLLWFDSIFVKISALISFLGLALIASGIRGLKQYIQEFAILLLLLSESLISGFIDSNFNVSILAAKFSTFVLWYLGFPVSRQGVNVILPTGAIEIYPACSGLNAILILLQLSLLFILVFPIKIFHKIMLPIVAIFLGFVINVFRLVLMTLLVAAKNHQGFEYWHEGSGSQIFSTFSILAFVYVCYWVLQQYKSA
- a CDS encoding HpsJ family protein yields the protein MNQFEDEYWNSIFNLRVVGYILLLLAAIDVVNIFLPWHFTNAVWEFQMLGALVEHAPLPLIALILVFFGERVYRDKREIYLLKILSWSALLAGIGFILLLPLGIHNTLRINNQNLIQINNQSSQQITQIRQAKSLLNQAKNTEDINKIFKSLNPQKNTPELQEPQKLKNELLLQMGQLETKISNQAKAAKNNTYDDLIRNSVKWNLGALICAFAFVWMWYATYWAR
- a CDS encoding cyanoexosortase A system-associated protein; the protein is MTGLTKSKPKIKSQIEPRLGLLVVTSLSVFLTIAKLIFAPNTTIQKIQPFLFPETVVLDKNTIWKSQALTDIVVQQPKQYDAVISGRRYRYYYDHIPIDIEMRYVVGALGNVEGMIYKNTEIKLPIGKLFQTVRQQPGIGYYGLFTHNNKAYLSSCINPQGESTVTPDEFMQNRYLYNLSFQHIFSWLLGKESFFDKRCLWAHLSTPINGFNSHSAYQRLEKAWFNSYSWWSYHFPKP
- the crcB gene encoding fluoride efflux transporter CrcB — protein: MLQDPNLRNPIAISLGAIAGALSRYYLTLWFANRFGMSFPYGTFFINLSGCLAMGFFATLTLEKVEIISPEIKLMVATGFLGAYTTFSTYGLDTIGLIRSGNLLIATGYWAGSAILGIICIQLGVIFARLLP